In Syntrophorhabdaceae bacterium, one DNA window encodes the following:
- a CDS encoding pyridoxamine 5'-phosphate oxidase family protein produces the protein MTLKEYFDGNDGLCVLATADSTGVVDQAVYTKPGVVDETTIALIMLDRLSHANLASNPHASILFIEKAPASRGRRLFITKLREEEDPAAVERFRSETGYYLPAGDLKKTFLVYFHVDRIMPLYSWQEQAGTFHGED, from the coding sequence ATGACGCTCAAAGAGTATTTTGACGGAAATGACGGGCTGTGCGTGCTTGCGACGGCGGATTCGACGGGGGTGGTGGATCAGGCGGTCTATACCAAACCGGGGGTGGTCGATGAAACGACGATCGCGCTGATTATGCTCGACCGGCTGTCTCACGCGAATCTTGCGTCGAACCCCCATGCGTCGATTTTGTTTATCGAAAAAGCGCCGGCTTCCCGGGGCAGGCGCCTTTTTATTACTAAGTTGAGGGAGGAGGAAGACCCGGCGGCGGTGGAGCGGTTCAGGTCCGAAACGGGCTACTATCTCCCCGCGGGAGACCTGAAGAAGACGTTCCTCGTCTATTTTCACGTGGATCGGATAATGCCCCTCTATTCATGGCAGGAGCAGGCCGGCACATTTCACGGAGAAGATTGA
- a CDS encoding TetR/AcrR family transcriptional regulator yields the protein MAKGQGREKKNGGSVSRNRDAIFKAAMELFLEKGYDAATTNDICEAAGITKPTLYYYAKSKRHLFYLLHMEAIERDLAPHLEKMSAVEDPLARLTKMIEGFAEIVCTHPELRVLLHETLAIRDNYFKEVRQMWKKHYYLLRNTIKELQEKGVIANKAKPSRLALLVLGMLTWVTFWFDYNRKEEIQEIAATAVEMVMSGLSVKQ from the coding sequence ATGGCGAAAGGGCAGGGAAGGGAAAAGAAGAACGGGGGCTCCGTCTCCCGAAACAGGGATGCCATTTTCAAAGCGGCCATGGAGCTCTTCCTCGAGAAAGGCTATGACGCGGCCACCACCAACGACATCTGCGAAGCCGCCGGGATCACAAAACCCACCCTCTACTATTATGCCAAGAGCAAGAGACACCTTTTCTACCTCCTCCACATGGAGGCCATAGAGAGAGACCTGGCTCCCCACCTGGAAAAGATGTCCGCCGTAGAAGACCCTCTTGCCAGACTCACAAAAATGATAGAGGGTTTTGCGGAGATAGTCTGCACTCATCCGGAGCTGAGGGTCCTCCTCCATGAGACTCTGGCAATACGAGATAACTATTTCAAGGAAGTGAGGCAGATGTGGAAGAAGCATTACTACCTGCTGAGGAATACAATAAAAGAGCTGCAGGAAAAAGGCGTGATCGCCAACAAGGCGAAGCCGTCCAGGCTGGCCCTCCTGGTACTGGGTATGCTGACCTGGGTCACCTTCTGGTTCGACTACAACAGAAAAGAAGAAATACAGGAAATAGCCGCCACGGCAGTAGAAATGGTAATGAGCGGGTTATCGGTGAAACAATAG
- a CDS encoding methyl-accepting chemotaxis protein encodes MRFGDLKISRRLGIGLGLIIAFMVLLTITGIWSLGTINGKLEQIIGVNNTKINLAHIIQTSIANLDKAVLTIVVANEEGMTKTEKQKIAQAREAYKTALEKLEGMEKSPKGKELIEAIKGNVAIARTANDKVIELASAGNTQSASTLLTGSLQISGMLSESCDEMVKYQSERTAIGAKEARTTFVRARFVLIIIGAVVFAFAIFLASFLARGIAKPLSEGVAVAHRIADGDLTTEIEIKSQDETGQLLTAMKDMVGKLQKIIGEVKSVATNMAAASQQLNQSSEIMSTGAGEQAGRASQVATASEEMSQTVLDIAKNTSAIETSATDTARLAKDGEDVVDRSVEKVKAIARTIGQSAELIKSLGERSNQIGEIISVINDIADQTNLLALNAAIEAARAGDAGRGFAVVADEVKKLAERTGNSTSEIGGMIQSIQNEVHQAVISMENISTEVKSGVDLSSQAGDVLRNIVGSVNELHSMVQQIASATEQMAATSEEINRDIETIASVSKETSKSSEHIASASQELAGLSITLEQVVGGFRV; translated from the coding sequence ATGAGATTCGGAGATCTTAAGATCAGCAGGAGGCTGGGCATCGGTCTGGGGCTTATAATTGCCTTTATGGTCCTTCTTACCATTACCGGCATATGGAGCCTGGGCACTATAAACGGCAAACTTGAGCAGATAATCGGCGTGAACAATACGAAGATCAATCTTGCGCACATCATACAGACTTCCATTGCAAACCTCGACAAGGCGGTTCTCACTATCGTGGTGGCCAATGAAGAGGGCATGACAAAGACCGAAAAGCAGAAGATCGCCCAGGCGCGGGAAGCCTACAAAACCGCACTCGAGAAATTGGAGGGCATGGAGAAGAGCCCCAAGGGCAAGGAGCTTATCGAGGCGATCAAAGGAAACGTGGCGATTGCCCGGACTGCCAACGATAAGGTAATTGAGCTTGCGTCTGCGGGAAACACTCAGAGTGCAAGCACCCTGCTCACGGGCAGTCTTCAAATATCGGGCATGCTGTCCGAATCGTGTGACGAGATGGTGAAGTATCAGAGCGAACGCACCGCCATAGGCGCAAAGGAGGCGAGGACCACCTTCGTACGGGCGCGGTTCGTGCTCATTATTATCGGCGCGGTAGTTTTCGCATTCGCCATATTCCTTGCCTCTTTCCTGGCGCGGGGAATCGCAAAGCCCTTAAGCGAGGGCGTAGCCGTGGCACACAGGATCGCAGACGGCGACCTGACGACGGAGATCGAAATAAAATCGCAGGATGAGACGGGACAGCTTTTGACCGCAATGAAAGATATGGTGGGGAAACTCCAGAAGATCATCGGCGAGGTGAAGAGCGTGGCCACGAATATGGCGGCGGCGAGCCAGCAGTTGAACCAGAGCTCCGAGATAATGTCCACCGGTGCGGGTGAGCAGGCAGGCCGGGCATCCCAGGTGGCCACTGCTTCGGAAGAGATGTCCCAGACGGTGCTCGATATAGCCAAGAATACATCGGCCATCGAAACGTCCGCAACGGATACGGCACGACTCGCAAAGGACGGGGAGGACGTGGTCGACAGGTCAGTGGAGAAGGTGAAGGCAATCGCGAGGACCATAGGCCAGTCGGCGGAGCTTATCAAGTCCCTGGGAGAGCGATCGAACCAGATTGGAGAGATCATCAGCGTCATCAACGATATCGCCGACCAGACCAACCTCCTTGCCCTCAATGCGGCAATCGAGGCGGCCAGGGCGGGCGATGCGGGTCGCGGTTTCGCGGTCGTGGCCGATGAAGTGAAGAAGCTCGCGGAGAGAACGGGCAATTCCACCTCGGAAATCGGAGGAATGATCCAGTCGATACAGAATGAGGTCCACCAGGCGGTGATCTCCATGGAGAACATCAGCACTGAAGTGAAATCCGGGGTTGACCTGAGCAGCCAGGCAGGAGACGTGCTCCGCAATATAGTGGGCAGCGTCAACGAGCTCCACAGCATGGTCCAGCAGATCGCCTCGGCCACGGAGCAGATGGCTGCAACCTCAGAAGAGATCAACAGGGATATCGAAACCATAGCCTCCGTCTCCAAAGAAACCTCAAAAAGCTCAGAGCATATCGCCTCGGCCTCCCAGGAGCTGGCGGGCCTGTCCATCACCCTGGAGCAGGTAGTCGGAGGATTCAGGGTTTAA
- a CDS encoding DUF4013 domain-containing protein, giving the protein MDVIPFIQFSLNSRYVSRWIYGGLLLYIPVLNFFSLGYLSKVSRVVMIGSVGLPTWDRRYEIWMEGAKMLLLFILYGAIPFFMFSCGFFLQSLSSLTGFFGGIMIQLSYVALFISSFFLPFAFITFSEKSDFRQALEFEKILRAIKEVTLPYLAGYVGTVLALFVCWKIIPIPKAFFLQLIMVALLSVVTYYVLLVSTYYFTQIFRRTSLSTEIVERDVQLP; this is encoded by the coding sequence ATGGATGTCATCCCTTTTATCCAGTTCAGCCTGAACAGCCGTTATGTCTCGCGATGGATATACGGGGGATTGCTGTTGTACATACCGGTCCTTAACTTCTTCTCTCTCGGGTATCTTTCAAAGGTGTCGAGGGTGGTCATGATCGGGAGCGTGGGCCTGCCCACATGGGACCGGAGGTACGAGATATGGATGGAGGGGGCAAAAATGCTCCTCCTCTTTATTCTTTACGGGGCCATCCCGTTCTTCATGTTCTCCTGCGGCTTCTTCCTCCAGTCCTTAAGCAGCCTCACGGGGTTTTTCGGCGGGATCATGATTCAGCTCTCTTATGTGGCCCTCTTCATCTCCTCCTTCTTCCTGCCCTTTGCCTTCATCACCTTTTCGGAAAAATCCGATTTCAGGCAGGCCCTTGAATTTGAGAAGATCCTCCGGGCCATCAAGGAAGTTACCCTGCCTTATCTGGCGGGTTATGTGGGCACGGTGCTCGCCCTGTTCGTCTGCTGGAAGATCATCCCGATCCCCAAGGCCTTTTTCCTCCAGCTCATCATGGTCGCCCTTCTGTCGGTGGTGACCTACTATGTCCTCCTCGTCTCCACCTACTACTTCACCCAGATTTTCCGGCGCACGTCTCTTTCCACGGAGATCGTGGAAAGAGACGTGCAACTACCATAG
- a CDS encoding SDR family NAD(P)-dependent oxidoreductase has translation MRFEGQVVFITGGTRGLGKAMAEEFLKEGASVGVCGIPEEAVARFEEEFKGKPVLAFHADVTDYAAMENVAAKTMDKWGRVDVLVNNAGVVNALGPAAKMKKEEFDKSIDINLKGAFYACQIFGKKMIEGKYGRIINIASQVALFGEQGFLPYAVSKSGLMVMARTLAYEWSKFGVTTVTVAPGFIKGGMNEGLVRKEAFVNYLSGRTPMGRMMDVEEYVGLILYLATKEAAYINGETITMDGGMTGYTPEGLLDFIGKAAKGK, from the coding sequence ATGAGGTTTGAAGGGCAGGTAGTATTTATCACGGGCGGGACCCGCGGCCTGGGCAAGGCCATGGCGGAGGAATTTCTCAAAGAAGGTGCCTCCGTGGGAGTCTGCGGTATCCCCGAAGAGGCGGTCGCCCGCTTCGAGGAGGAATTCAAGGGAAAACCGGTCCTCGCCTTCCATGCGGACGTAACCGATTATGCCGCGATGGAAAACGTGGCGGCGAAGACCATGGATAAGTGGGGCAGGGTCGACGTGCTCGTCAATAACGCCGGCGTGGTGAATGCTCTCGGACCCGCGGCGAAGATGAAGAAAGAGGAATTCGACAAATCGATCGACATAAACCTGAAAGGCGCCTTCTATGCGTGCCAGATATTCGGCAAAAAGATGATCGAAGGGAAGTACGGACGGATCATCAATATCGCGTCCCAGGTCGCCCTCTTCGGAGAGCAGGGTTTTCTGCCCTACGCGGTGAGCAAGTCGGGACTTATGGTCATGGCGAGGACCCTTGCCTATGAATGGTCGAAATTCGGGGTCACCACGGTGACCGTGGCTCCCGGGTTCATCAAGGGCGGGATGAACGAGGGGCTCGTCAGGAAAGAGGCCTTCGTAAACTACCTTTCCGGCAGGACACCCATGGGCAGGATGATGGATGTGGAAGAATACGTGGGTCTCATACTCTATCTGGCGACGAAAGAGGCGGCATATATCAATGGCGAGACCATCACCATGGACGGCGGCATGACGGGCTATACCCCTGAAGGTCTTCTCGATTTCATCGGCAAGGCGGCCAAAGGCAAATAA
- a CDS encoding ParB N-terminal domain-containing protein, translating to MAYLATIALERIDVDDRRFCISYPMEPGPLLPSIDLVGIVEPLLLLEGSPFVIISGHKRAEAALRLGLTEVPAFVESGLEEKGALIRAIHANAGRGLNVVEKAIALDKMAAAGFSSEETFGTMEVLGCSPHEKVLSTFLALARAGDPFKAFIHTNGLSLRNIEDLLKFNEAERKELLALLSPLHVTEGYLRDLLRLIALMKVKEGRIDFVALGGTENAGDLRAKLKQRTHPLLTSMEARLEEVKVRMALPPNIDIRVDPFFEKEYIDIGIRTRDIEDLEKALEKLRRTLDNGSIGSILELTRG from the coding sequence ATGGCTTATCTCGCGACTATAGCCCTTGAGCGCATCGATGTGGATGACCGGAGGTTTTGTATCTCCTATCCCATGGAGCCGGGGCCTCTTCTGCCTTCCATAGACCTTGTCGGGATTGTGGAGCCCCTCCTTCTCCTCGAAGGTTCCCCTTTTGTCATCATATCGGGACATAAAAGGGCGGAGGCAGCCTTGCGCCTCGGGCTTACGGAAGTGCCTGCTTTCGTGGAGTCCGGCCTTGAAGAAAAGGGAGCTCTTATCCGGGCGATCCATGCAAACGCGGGGAGAGGCCTTAATGTGGTGGAAAAAGCGATCGCCCTGGACAAGATGGCCGCGGCGGGCTTTTCATCGGAAGAGACCTTCGGGACCATGGAGGTCCTCGGGTGCAGTCCCCATGAAAAGGTCCTGAGCACCTTTCTCGCCCTCGCACGGGCCGGGGACCCATTCAAGGCATTTATCCACACGAATGGCCTTTCCCTCAGGAATATAGAAGATTTGTTGAAATTCAATGAGGCGGAGAGAAAGGAGCTTCTCGCGCTCCTTTCGCCGCTGCACGTCACTGAAGGGTATCTGCGAGACCTCCTGCGCCTGATCGCGCTTATGAAGGTGAAAGAAGGGCGGATCGATTTCGTTGCCCTCGGGGGCACGGAGAATGCCGGCGATTTACGGGCGAAGCTGAAGCAACGGACCCATCCCTTGCTCACCTCCATGGAAGCGAGACTGGAAGAGGTGAAGGTCCGGATGGCGCTGCCCCCGAACATTGATATAAGGGTAGACCCTTTTTTTGAAAAGGAGTATATTGATATAGGTATAAGAACCAGGGATATTGAGGATTTAGAGAAGGCCCTGGAAAAACTCCGCAGGACCCTGGACAATGGATCGATAGGGAGCATCCTTGAACTTACAAGAGGTTAA
- a CDS encoding PAS domain S-box protein, translated as MKEAEKTYEELLDEIRRMGQRLDELRRSDPEQRYRRIIDTAEEGIWVLDETYLTTFVNRRMAAMLLYEPEEMIGRRHDEFLFEEDFPDLAEKTAMRRQGIPGRYERRLKRKDGTVLWAHASASPIVDGEDRFQGSFAMFTDITERKDAEKALRESEEKYRGIFENAVEGVFQSTPEGRLMTVNPAMARMFGYVTPTQMKEGITSIGSELYARAEDRRTFKRILETSGVVRGFEAQFHRKDGSLMWGSLNVRAVKARAKGEVLYYEGTLEDITARKGAEEALKESESRFKTLFNTAVDAIYLFEITPSGMPGRFVEVNEIGCERLGYTREEMLSMGPRDIDAREGAVDLPGIMESLIETGSVWFETTHVTREGDRIPVEISSRLFTQKDRTLVLSIARDISRRKQAEEGLRRSEERYRNIFENAVEGIYQVTPEGGYLSVNPALARIHGFDSPEEMIASVTDIAHQLYVDPSRRARLKQLVEEEGSVRNFEIMMRRKDGSLHWVSNTAHAVRDDTGRLVYYEGTVEDITTRKFAEEELRELKSTLGGMVDMVSRITEARDPGIKGHQERVSRLARAIAIEMGFSADMADNIEKAARIHDVGMISVPAEILMKPGPLTEMEQNLVKVHPRSGYELIKETGLPYPIPEIILQHHERIDGSGYPLGLKGSEILLEARILAVADAVEAMVAPRPYAPGADVAKALAEIEGMKGTLYDPEATRVCLILFREGGYSLI; from the coding sequence ATGAAAGAGGCAGAAAAGACATACGAAGAGCTTCTGGATGAGATCCGAAGAATGGGGCAGCGTCTTGACGAGCTCCGCAGGTCCGATCCGGAGCAGCGATACCGGCGCATTATAGACACCGCCGAAGAGGGGATATGGGTCCTCGATGAAACCTACCTCACCACCTTCGTGAACAGGAGGATGGCCGCCATGCTCCTCTACGAGCCGGAGGAGATGATCGGAAGAAGGCACGACGAGTTTCTCTTCGAAGAAGATTTCCCCGACCTCGCGGAGAAGACCGCCATGCGGCGCCAGGGCATTCCCGGCAGATACGAGAGGAGGCTCAAAAGAAAGGACGGGACTGTCCTGTGGGCCCACGCCTCCGCGTCGCCCATTGTTGACGGAGAGGACAGGTTTCAGGGCTCCTTTGCCATGTTTACCGATATCACGGAGCGTAAGGATGCGGAAAAGGCGCTCCGGGAGAGTGAAGAGAAATACAGGGGCATCTTCGAAAATGCGGTGGAAGGCGTATTCCAGAGCACCCCCGAGGGCAGGCTCATGACGGTCAACCCGGCCATGGCCCGCATGTTCGGATATGTCACACCCACGCAGATGAAGGAAGGGATCACGAGCATCGGTTCCGAGCTCTATGCCCGCGCGGAAGACCGGCGTACTTTTAAGAGGATTCTCGAGACGTCCGGGGTGGTAAGGGGCTTCGAAGCGCAGTTCCACAGGAAGGATGGGAGCCTCATGTGGGGCTCTCTCAATGTCCGAGCCGTGAAGGCACGGGCAAAGGGAGAGGTCCTCTATTATGAGGGCACCCTCGAAGACATTACCGCACGAAAGGGGGCGGAAGAGGCCCTCAAGGAAAGCGAATCAAGATTCAAGACCCTTTTTAACACCGCGGTCGATGCCATATACCTCTTCGAGATCACCCCCTCCGGGATGCCGGGACGCTTCGTGGAGGTAAACGAGATCGGATGCGAGCGGCTGGGATATACGAGGGAAGAGATGCTCTCCATGGGACCGAGGGATATAGATGCCCGTGAAGGGGCGGTCGACCTCCCCGGGATAATGGAGAGTCTCATCGAAACCGGATCGGTCTGGTTCGAGACTACCCATGTAACCAGGGAGGGGGACCGGATTCCCGTGGAGATCAGCTCCCGCCTCTTCACCCAAAAGGACCGCACCCTGGTCCTCTCCATTGCCCGGGACATATCGAGGAGAAAACAGGCGGAGGAGGGTTTAAGGAGATCGGAGGAACGATACCGGAACATATTCGAGAACGCGGTGGAGGGCATCTACCAGGTCACGCCGGAGGGCGGTTACCTGAGCGTAAATCCGGCACTGGCGCGAATCCACGGATTCGATTCTCCCGAGGAGATGATCGCGTCCGTCACCGACATCGCCCATCAGCTCTATGTAGACCCGAGCCGGAGGGCAAGGCTCAAGCAGCTCGTCGAGGAGGAAGGTTCGGTCAGGAACTTCGAGATCATGATGCGACGAAAAGACGGCAGCCTCCACTGGGTCTCCAACACGGCGCATGCCGTCCGCGACGACACCGGGAGGCTTGTCTATTACGAAGGCACCGTAGAGGACATCACCACCCGGAAATTTGCAGAAGAAGAGTTAAGAGAGCTTAAATCGACCCTGGGCGGCATGGTCGACATGGTCTCCCGGATCACCGAAGCCCGGGACCCGGGCATAAAAGGGCACCAGGAAAGGGTCTCCCGGCTCGCGAGGGCCATCGCCATAGAGATGGGCTTTTCAGCTGATATGGCGGATAACATAGAAAAAGCGGCCCGCATCCATGACGTGGGCATGATATCGGTGCCTGCCGAAATACTGATGAAACCGGGCCCCCTCACCGAAATGGAGCAGAACCTTGTAAAAGTCCATCCCCGGTCGGGGTACGAGCTGATCAAGGAGACGGGCCTCCCCTATCCGATCCCGGAGATCATCCTCCAGCACCACGAGCGCATCGACGGCTCCGGATATCCCCTCGGCCTCAAGGGGAGCGAGATACTCCTCGAGGCACGCATTCTCGCGGTCGCCGACGCGGTGGAGGCCATGGTTGCCCCCCGCCCTTACGCTCCCGGCGCCGATGTCGCCAAAGCGCTCGCGGAGATAGAGGGCATGAAGGGAACCCTCTACGATCCAGAAGCAACGCGCGTTTGCCTCATACTTTTCAGGGAAGGGGGATATTCTCTCATCTAG
- a CDS encoding sigma-54-dependent Fis family transcriptional regulator: protein MKIDENRFFREITLRICGSLEIEKALWRCFLYIREIIPADELIFTVYDPLAGVLEVVATADEKGGVARADRITMAMPLRGQLEDPVKFPRVRVCGDVYEDEILKPVARHYRWPDSSIIVGRLIIEGKFVGSFIGRVEGRGRYGQEHGGLWSLINEPAAVALANSRRYQELMKLKELLADDSRYFQNELRRGYSEEIVGAEFGLKAAMEQVLKVAPQPSPVVLYGETGTGKELMANAIHNFSPRHSGPLIKVNCGAIPDSLIDSELFGHEKGAFTGASSQQRGRFERAHGGTIFLDEVSELPPNAQVRLLRVLQEKEIERVGGVQSVKVDIRIISATNKDLRTLVARNLFRDDLYYRLSVFPIHIPPLRERRMDIPALVEFFMRKKSREVGFNFVPGLAPGTMEKLIGYDWPGNVRELSNAVERAIIIHEGKPLTYEDIVGLQGDHDREAEKTREETGMTLTGIEALHIRRALEAAEGRVEGAGGAAAILGINPGTLRHRMRKLGIPFGRAAKMGTVA, encoded by the coding sequence ATGAAAATAGATGAAAACCGGTTCTTCCGGGAGATTACTCTGCGCATCTGCGGGAGTCTCGAAATCGAGAAGGCCCTCTGGCGCTGTTTCCTCTACATCAGGGAGATCATCCCCGCCGACGAGCTGATCTTCACCGTCTACGACCCCCTCGCCGGAGTACTTGAAGTGGTGGCGACTGCCGATGAAAAGGGGGGTGTTGCCCGGGCCGACCGGATCACCATGGCCATGCCCCTGCGGGGTCAGCTCGAAGATCCGGTGAAATTTCCCCGCGTAAGAGTATGCGGCGACGTATACGAGGACGAGATACTGAAACCCGTCGCCCGCCACTACCGCTGGCCCGATTCCTCGATCATCGTGGGGAGACTTATCATCGAGGGCAAGTTCGTCGGTTCCTTTATCGGCCGCGTGGAAGGGAGGGGTCGCTATGGACAGGAGCACGGGGGACTATGGTCCCTCATCAACGAGCCCGCGGCAGTAGCCCTGGCCAACAGCCGCCGTTACCAGGAGCTCATGAAGCTGAAAGAACTGCTGGCCGATGACAGCAGGTATTTTCAGAACGAGCTTCGCCGCGGCTACAGCGAGGAGATCGTGGGCGCCGAATTCGGATTGAAAGCTGCCATGGAACAGGTCCTCAAAGTCGCGCCCCAGCCGAGCCCGGTGGTGCTCTACGGGGAGACAGGGACGGGCAAGGAGCTCATGGCCAATGCGATCCATAATTTCTCGCCCCGCCACTCAGGTCCCCTCATAAAGGTAAACTGCGGGGCCATCCCCGACTCCCTGATCGACAGCGAGCTTTTCGGCCACGAAAAAGGCGCCTTCACGGGGGCCTCATCCCAGCAGCGGGGAAGATTCGAAAGGGCCCATGGGGGAACGATCTTTCTTGATGAGGTGAGCGAGCTTCCCCCCAATGCCCAGGTAAGGCTCCTGAGGGTACTCCAGGAAAAGGAGATAGAGAGGGTGGGCGGCGTCCAGTCGGTCAAGGTCGATATACGGATTATCTCGGCCACCAATAAGGACCTCCGCACTCTCGTGGCGCGGAACCTCTTCAGGGACGATCTCTATTATCGCCTCTCCGTCTTTCCCATCCATATCCCGCCCCTCCGGGAGCGGCGGATGGATATTCCTGCCCTGGTCGAATTTTTCATGCGTAAGAAATCCCGGGAGGTTGGTTTCAATTTCGTGCCCGGCCTTGCACCGGGGACCATGGAGAAGCTCATCGGATACGACTGGCCCGGCAACGTGAGAGAGCTTTCCAACGCGGTGGAGCGCGCTATCATCATCCACGAAGGAAAGCCCCTCACTTACGAAGATATCGTAGGCCTTCAGGGGGACCATGACAGGGAGGCGGAGAAGACCAGGGAAGAGACCGGCATGACCCTCACGGGCATCGAGGCCCTTCACATTCGGCGTGCCCTGGAGGCCGCGGAAGGGAGGGTTGAAGGGGCCGGCGGGGCGGCGGCTATACTGGGCATCAACCCCGGAACCCTTCGCCACAGGATGCGAAAGCTGGGCATCCCCTTCGGCAGGGCCGCAAAAATGGGAACAGTCGCATGA
- a CDS encoding ATP-binding cassette domain-containing protein, giving the protein MIELSSINKTFNPHTVNEVCVLRDVSLLIKKGEFVTLIGTNGSGKSTLLNVVAGTVLPDSGRVVIDEKDVTKKRDFERARSVARVFQNPFMGTAPDMTIAENLLLAYLRGRKRFLGRGLTKERIDFFRQRVAELEMQLETRLGTVIGTLSGGQRQAISLLMTVIREPEVLLLDEHTAALDPRSAAQIIKLTKTFIERGNLTTLMVTHSMQQALEMGSRTVMMHQGRIIDDIPGKEKERLTVDDLLAKFAELRKAEKLTGEMIEQLRREYL; this is encoded by the coding sequence ATGATCGAGCTCAGCAGCATCAATAAGACATTCAATCCCCACACGGTAAACGAAGTCTGTGTGCTCCGGGACGTGAGCCTTCTCATAAAGAAAGGCGAGTTCGTCACCCTCATAGGCACCAATGGCTCCGGAAAGTCGACCCTCCTCAACGTGGTGGCGGGTACGGTACTTCCCGACTCGGGCAGGGTCGTCATCGACGAGAAGGATGTGACGAAGAAGCGGGACTTCGAGCGGGCACGCTCAGTAGCCAGGGTGTTCCAGAACCCCTTCATGGGGACCGCGCCGGACATGACCATTGCGGAAAACCTCCTCCTCGCCTACCTGAGGGGCAGGAAACGCTTTCTCGGGAGGGGTCTCACCAAAGAGCGGATCGATTTCTTCAGGCAGAGGGTCGCGGAGCTTGAGATGCAGCTCGAGACGCGCCTCGGCACGGTGATCGGCACCCTTTCCGGGGGACAGCGCCAGGCCATAAGCCTCCTTATGACCGTGATACGGGAACCGGAGGTCCTCCTTCTCGACGAGCATACTGCCGCCCTCGATCCCAGGTCTGCGGCCCAGATCATAAAACTCACCAAGACCTTTATCGAGCGGGGGAACCTCACCACCCTGATGGTGACCCACAGCATGCAGCAGGCCCTGGAGATGGGGAGCCGCACGGTGATGATGCATCAGGGCCGGATCATCGACGATATCCCGGGAAAGGAGAAGGAGCGGCTTACCGTCGACGACCTCCTCGCAAAATTCGCCGAGTTGAGAAAAGCGGAGAAGCTGACCGGCGAGATGATAGAACAGTTGAGAAGAGAATACCTCTGA